The genome window GAAGGAAGCATAAAAGTAGTAGCGTAGAGATACGTATCATGCAGGCGAGGTTTAGGTTAGGGGGCGGCGATGCTGGGCGTTTATTCCCATTCTATGGTGGCCGGTGGCTTGGAGCTGATGTCGTACACCACCCGGTTGATACCCTTTACGGTATTGATGATCTTGTTGGACACCTTGGCCAGGAAGTCGTAGGGCAGGTGTGCCCAGTCTGCCGTCATGCCGTCTATGCTGGTCACGGCCCGCAGGGCTGCCACGTTTTCGTAGGTGCGCTCGTCGCCCATTACCCCTACCGAGCTTACCGGTAGCAGTACGGCAAAGGCTTGCCACACTTGGTCGTACAGGCCGTGTTCACGCAGTGCGTTGATAAACAGGGCATCGGCCTCTTGCAGAATCCGCACCCGTTCGGCTGTTACCTGGCCGGGTATGCGGATGGCCAGGCCCGGGCCCGGGAAGGGGTGGCGGCCTATCAGTTGTGCGGGGGCTTTCAGCTCGGCACCCACCCGGCGCACCTCGTCTTTGAACAGGTAGCGCAGGGGCTCTACCACCTTCAGGTGCATCTGTTCGGGCAGGCCGCCCACATTGTGGTGGCTCTTGATGGTGGCGCTGGGGCCGTTTACGCTCACGCTCTCTATTACGTCTGGGTAGATGGTGCCCTGTGCCAGCCAGCTCACGTTTTCTATTCGGTGGGCCTCATCCTGGAATACCTCTATAAACACCCGTCCGATGGCCTTGCGCTTGGCCTCCGGGTCTGTTTGTCCGGCCAGTGCCGTCAGGAATCTTTCGCTGGCATCTACCCCGGTTACATTTAGGCCCAGGTCTTTGTAGCTGTGCAGCACCTCCTGGTACTCGTCCTTGCGCAGCAGGCCATTGTTTACAAAAATGCAGTGCAGGTGCTTGCCTATGGCCCTGTGCAGCAGTAGGGCTGCCACCGTGCTATCCACGCCCCCGCTCAGGCCACACACCACGTGGTCTTGGCCCAGCTGGGCCTTCAGTTCTGCCACGGCGCTGCCTACAAAGTGGGCTGGGGTCCAGTCGCCCTGCGCGCCACATATCCCGTACACAAAGTTTTGCAGCATCTGCAGGCCCTGCCGCGTGTGCGTAACCTCGGGGTGAAACTGCAGGCCAAACAGGGGGTTTTCGGCGTGTGCAAAGGCAGCAACGGGTATGTCTTCGGTACAGCCTATGGCCCGGAAGGCTGGGGGTAGCTCCAGGATGTGATCTCCATGGCTCATCCACACCTCTGTAGCGGCTTCCAGCCCATGCAGGATGGGGCTATTGCCCTCCAGTAGGCTCAGGTGTGCCCGGCCGTACTCGCGCACCTGGCTGGCCTCCACCAGCCCACCCAGCTGCTGTGTAATGAGCTGGGCTCCATAGCAGATGCCCAGTACAGGCAGGTGCTGGGGTAGGGCACCCAGGTCTAGCCAGGGCGCACCCGCCTGCCGCACCGAGGCAGGCCCACCGCTGAGGATAATGCCTGCTATGCCGTGCCAGCTATCGGGCTGCCTGTTGTAGGGTACAATCTCGGAATACACATTCAGCTCGCGAACCCGCCGCGCTATCAGCTGGGTGTATTGCGAGCCAAAGTCGAAAATAAGGATACGCTCTGCCACGGCGCAAAGATAGGCATTCCTCCCCTTGCATGTGGTGCGTGCCGAGGCCAAAGATTATTAGGTGTCACAGGGGGGCCTTGCAGCCTGGGTTTTAGCGCAAGTTGTGGTACAGCGCGCGTGTCGTACCACTTTGAGCCGGAACTTAGCGCCCACAGGCGTTGTCTTCCCTTTTGTTCATTTCAACCCCATGCGGCTCATACTCCTCTGCTTTTTTGTTTCGGGCTTGGCCACGGCTCAGCAGCCCGATACATTGTGCCTGTCTCCGGTGGAACTGGAGCTGTATACCGCCCTGATGCAGTACCGTGCCCAGCACCGCCTGCCACCCGTCTCGCTCAGCCACTGGCTAACAAAGACGGCCCGGCTACATGCCCGCGATGTGGTAGAAGAGCGGGTGATAAAAGGCCGCTGCAACGCGCACAGCTGGAGCCCAGCCGGCCCCTGGACCCCCTGCTGCTATACGGACAACCACAAGGCGGCCCGCTGTATGTGGGACAAGCCGCGCGAGATAAGCCACGGGGTGTATGCCGGCACGGGTTTCGAAATAGCCTTTACCTACGGCACCGACCTGGCCGCAACGGAGATTGCCGATGCAAGCCTGGCGCTGAAGGGCTGGCAGCAAAGCCCGGGGCACAACAGCGTTATCCTGAACCTGGGCAGCTGGAAGCAGTCTGGCTGGAAAGCCATAGGCATAGGCATATACCGGGGCTATGCCTGTGTATGGTTTTCCACCGAGGCAGACCCCCTGGGTGTAGATAATTGCCCCACTCCATATCCCGATTGATATAGCCAGCCGATGGGCACCGAGGCGGATGTCAGGAGTGTGGACACTTGCACCTGGCGGTATCCATGCTATCCGCCTATTTCTTTGTTATTTTGCCTCAAAGGGTACGCCAGCATGGTTCAGAAGAAATCTCCCTTCCCCACCACTACCCAGGCGGGCGGATGGCTTAGGGAATATATCACCACCGAAAACATAAGCGAGGATGCCAAAGACGATAAAGGCCTGGCGGTGTTTCGCTCTGTATTTGGTGCCGAGCTGGTAAAGGAAACCCAGGCCGCCAATGCAGATGGCTATGTAGAGGGGAAGCTGGTAGTGGAGCTGAAAAGCAAATACGCCGACTGGAAGGCAGGTTTTTTTCAGGCCCTGCACTACCGGAAGAAGGGCCTGTCCTTCCACTACATCAGCGTGCTTAGCTACCACTTTGTGGGCCTGTGGGATGTGCGCCAGCTGCCCGCCGAGGTACTGGCCATAGCCCAGGGGGCCGACCCTGCCGACCCTGCCAGCCAGGTGGGAAAGGAGCAAGCACGCCTGCTCAGCGAGGCTACGTGGCGGGCGGTGCTGGATACCGCGCTCTTTTTGATCACCGAGGAAGACTTCAGGGAAACCAAAAAGGAGCGCGAGGCCTTTGGCCGAAATGCACAACTGAAGGGCCTGGATGCCACCCGGCTGTTCGAGTTCATCAGCTATCTGCGAAACCTGGATGCAGGACGCATACAGGTGAATACAGCCAATTTTATCCACACCATCCAGCAGATGATGCGCTTCTTCGACCAGCCGATAGAAGCCGTACATGCCTTTTATGCCCTTATCCACTACTGGGATACCAGCGCAGAGGTAACCCTGCCAGGTGAGTATGCTGTCGATAACTGGGGCGTTCAGGTGTATGCCCGCATCAGCGGCCGCCGCTCAGAGCCCATAGTCGTTAATCCGAAGTACCACGCGGATTTTAAGAAGTTTGTAGAAGCCCGCTTCGTCTTTACCAACGAGGGCTCGGGCCTGACACTGGACTACTACTTCTCTCGCTTTGACGAGGTACTGGCGGTACTAGACCCCGAGTATGTAAAGCAGCATGGGATCTTTTTTACCGACGACCACCTGGCCAAGTTTGCCCTCTGGTTTGTACACCAGTATGCCGAGGCGGCCCTGAGTGAGAAGTACATAGTGCTAGACCCTGCCGCTGGCTCGGGCAACCTGGTAACCAGCTGGCGGCTGAAGCTGCGGCACAAGATTGTATCGGAGCTACAGCCCGACCTGCTGCGCATCATCGAGCGACGGATGAAGTACGACCCCCTGCACCTGCAGCAGGGCTTTACCATCGTGCCCAAAACCCACACGGGCCAGGGGCTCAACTTCCTGGACAAACCGGCAGCTGAGTATCTGGGCATCCTGGAGCAGGCACTGGTAGACAATGGCCAGCAGCTGGATAAGCCGCTGGCCTTTCTGCTAAACCCCCCCTACAAAAGCACCGATGAGCGTACCGAGCAGCGGGAAAGTGTGCAGGCAGAGTATGAGATAGATTCGGACGTAATGGCCCTTACTGGCCAGGATGCGGGCAAAGAGCGCTATGCTGCCTTTTTGGCTCAGATCCTGCTCA of Bacteroidota bacterium contains these proteins:
- the guaA gene encoding glutamine-hydrolyzing GMP synthase; amino-acid sequence: MAERILIFDFGSQYTQLIARRVRELNVYSEIVPYNRQPDSWHGIAGIILSGGPASVRQAGAPWLDLGALPQHLPVLGICYGAQLITQQLGGLVEASQVREYGRAHLSLLEGNSPILHGLEAATEVWMSHGDHILELPPAFRAIGCTEDIPVAAFAHAENPLFGLQFHPEVTHTRQGLQMLQNFVYGICGAQGDWTPAHFVGSAVAELKAQLGQDHVVCGLSGGVDSTVAALLLHRAIGKHLHCIFVNNGLLRKDEYQEVLHSYKDLGLNVTGVDASERFLTALAGQTDPEAKRKAIGRVFIEVFQDEAHRIENVSWLAQGTIYPDVIESVSVNGPSATIKSHHNVGGLPEQMHLKVVEPLRYLFKDEVRRVGAELKAPAQLIGRHPFPGPGLAIRIPGQVTAERVRILQEADALFINALREHGLYDQVWQAFAVLLPVSSVGVMGDERTYENVAALRAVTSIDGMTADWAHLPYDFLAKVSNKIINTVKGINRVVYDISSKPPATIEWE
- a CDS encoding CAP domain-containing protein, translated to MRLILLCFFVSGLATAQQPDTLCLSPVELELYTALMQYRAQHRLPPVSLSHWLTKTARLHARDVVEERVIKGRCNAHSWSPAGPWTPCCYTDNHKAARCMWDKPREISHGVYAGTGFEIAFTYGTDLAATEIADASLALKGWQQSPGHNSVILNLGSWKQSGWKAIGIGIYRGYACVWFSTEADPLGVDNCPTPYPD